DNA from Microbacterium sulfonylureivorans:
ACGGGCGGAGACGCCGCGCCGGCCGCGGGCGGCTCGGTGATCGGAGGGGTGCTTTCGCTGGACATGGGCGACTCCATTCGGCCGCTCCCCAGCGCGTCTGGGGTTCGACGCGGAGCGGCGTGAGGCTCACTGTAGGGAAGGCCCGGCAGCGCGACCTCACCCATTGCGGATGATCCGGCACATCGCGCGGCTTCCGCGCACACATGAGCATCCTCCTACGATGACGCCCATGAACTACGACCGCTGGCAGCGCGTCACCGAGTGGCCGCTCATCATCGCCTCCGCCATCTTCCTCGTCGCCTATGCGTGGCAGGTGATCGCCGACCTGTCCGGTCCCGCCAACGTCCTCGCCGAGACGCTCATGTGGCTCACCTGGGGGCTGTTCCTCCTCGACTACATCTCCAATCTGATCCTCATCGGCCGCGAGAGACGGTGGCGGTGGTTCTACACCCACTGGTTCGACCTGTGCGTGGTCGTGCTGCCCATGCTCCGCCCGCTGCGGATCCTGCGACTCGTCACGCTGCTCAGCGTTCTCCAGCGCACGGCGGGCACGGCGATCCGCGGCCGCATCTCGATCTACGTCGGCAGCGCATCGGCCCTCCTCATCTTCGTCGCGGCCCTCGCCGTCCTCGACACCGAGCGCGGGCAGCCGGGCGCGAACATCGAGACCTTCGGCGACGCCCTGT
Protein-coding regions in this window:
- a CDS encoding potassium channel family protein produces the protein MTPMNYDRWQRVTEWPLIIASAIFLVAYAWQVIADLSGPANVLAETLMWLTWGLFLLDYISNLILIGRERRWRWFYTHWFDLCVVVLPMLRPLRILRLVTLLSVLQRTAGTAIRGRISIYVGSASALLIFVAALAVLDTERGQPGANIETFGDALWWAFVTVTTVGYGDYTPVTELGRFIAVGLMIGGIALLGVVTATLASWIVERVAERDAEQDAATVGHIKSLETQLADMRGLLVEALGKER